Proteins from one Strix uralensis isolate ZFMK-TIS-50842 chromosome 14, bStrUra1, whole genome shotgun sequence genomic window:
- the GLRA1 gene encoding glycine receptor subunit alpha-1 isoform X1 — MCNVNALGVYVWETIVFFSLAASKEAEAAARSAPKPMSPSDFLDKLMGRTSGYDARIRPNFKGPPVNVSCNIFINSFGSIAETTMDYRVNIFLRQQWNDPRLAYNEYPDDSLDLDPSMLDSIWKPDLFFANEKGAHFHEITTDNKLLRISRNGNVLYSIRITLTLACPMDLKNFPMDVQTCIMQLESFGYTMNDLIFEWQEKGAVQVADGLTLPQFILKEEKDLRYCTKHYNTGKFTCIEARFHLERQMGYYLIQMYIPSLLIVILSWISFWINMDAAPARVGLGITTVLTMTTQSSGSRASLPKVSYVKAIDIWMAVCLLFVFSALLEYAAVNFVSRQHKELLRFRRKRRHHKSPMLNLFQEDETGEGRFNFTAYGMGPACLQAKDGISVKGANNNNTANPVPPPSRSPEEMRKLFIQRAKKIDKISRIGFPMAFLIFNIFYWIIYKIVRREDVHNQ, encoded by the exons CCTGGCAGCCTCCAAAGaagctgaagcagcagcacgatcTGCCCCCAAACCCATGTCTCCTTCCGATTTCTTGGATAAGTTGATGGGGCGAACTTCGGGGTATGATGCCAGGATCAGGCCAAATTTTAAAG GCCCACCAGTGAATGTCAGCTGCAACATTTTCATCAACAGCTTTGGTTCGATTGCAGAAACAACTATG GATTACAGGGTGAACATCTTCCTGCGACAGCAATGGAATGACCCACGGCTGGCGTACAATGAATACCCTGATGACTCCCTGGACCTGGACCCCTCTATGCTGGACTCCATCTGGAAGCCTGACTTGTTCTTCGCAAATGAGAAAGGGGCCCATTTCCATGAGATTACCACAGACAACAAGCTTCTGAGGATCTCCAGAAATGGCAACGTCCTCTACAGCATCAG GATCACGCTGACTCTGGCCTGCCCCATGGACCTGAAGAACTTCCCCATGGACGTACAGACATGCATCATGCAGTTAGAAAGCT TTGGCTACACAATGAATGATCTCATATTTGAGTGGCAAGAAAAAGGAGCCGTGCAAGTTGCTGATGGGTTGACGTTGCCTCAGTTTatcctcaaagaagaaaaagacttgaGATACTGCACAAAGCACTACAACACAG GCAAGTTCACCTGTATAGAAGCTCGTTTCCACCTGGAGCGGCAGATGGGCTATTACTTGATCCAGATGTACATCCCCAGCCTCCTTATTGTCATCCTGTCCTGGATCTCCTTCTGGATCAATATGGATGCTGCACCTGCTCGTGTTGGCCTGGGGATCACCACAGTGCTCACTATGACCACGCAGAGCTCTGGTTCCCGAGCATCACTGCCCAAG GTGTCCTATGTGAAGGCCATAGACATCTGGATGGCCGTGTGCTTGCTGTTTGTGTTCTCCGCACTTCTAGAGTATGCTGCCGTCAACTTTGTGTCTCGGCAGCACAAAGAGCTGCTCAGGttcagaaggaagaggaggcatcATAAG AGTCCCATGCTGAATCTGTTTCAGGAGGATGAAACTGGTGAAGGCAGGTTCAACTTCACTGCCTACGGGATGGGACCAGCTTGCCTACAAGCCAAGGATGGCATCTCTGTCAAGGGcgccaacaacaacaacacagccAACCCGGTTCCCCCGCCGTCCCGCTCCCCCGAGGAGATGCGAAAGCTCTTCATCCAGCGAGCCAAGAAGATCGACAAAATCTCACGCATCGGCTTCCCCATGGCATTCCTTATCTTCAACATTTTCTACTGGATCATCTACAAGATCGTCCGCAGAGAGGATGTGCACAACCAGTGA
- the GLRA1 gene encoding glycine receptor subunit alpha-1 isoform X2, giving the protein MSPSDFLDKLMGRTSGYDARIRPNFKGPPVNVSCNIFINSFGSIAETTMDYRVNIFLRQQWNDPRLAYNEYPDDSLDLDPSMLDSIWKPDLFFANEKGAHFHEITTDNKLLRISRNGNVLYSIRITLTLACPMDLKNFPMDVQTCIMQLESFGYTMNDLIFEWQEKGAVQVADGLTLPQFILKEEKDLRYCTKHYNTGKFTCIEARFHLERQMGYYLIQMYIPSLLIVILSWISFWINMDAAPARVGLGITTVLTMTTQSSGSRASLPKVSYVKAIDIWMAVCLLFVFSALLEYAAVNFVSRQHKELLRFRRKRRHHKEDETGEGRFNFTAYGMGPACLQAKDGISVKGANNNNTANPVPPPSRSPEEMRKLFIQRAKKIDKISRIGFPMAFLIFNIFYWIIYKIVRREDVHNQ; this is encoded by the exons ATGTCTCCTTCCGATTTCTTGGATAAGTTGATGGGGCGAACTTCGGGGTATGATGCCAGGATCAGGCCAAATTTTAAAG GCCCACCAGTGAATGTCAGCTGCAACATTTTCATCAACAGCTTTGGTTCGATTGCAGAAACAACTATG GATTACAGGGTGAACATCTTCCTGCGACAGCAATGGAATGACCCACGGCTGGCGTACAATGAATACCCTGATGACTCCCTGGACCTGGACCCCTCTATGCTGGACTCCATCTGGAAGCCTGACTTGTTCTTCGCAAATGAGAAAGGGGCCCATTTCCATGAGATTACCACAGACAACAAGCTTCTGAGGATCTCCAGAAATGGCAACGTCCTCTACAGCATCAG GATCACGCTGACTCTGGCCTGCCCCATGGACCTGAAGAACTTCCCCATGGACGTACAGACATGCATCATGCAGTTAGAAAGCT TTGGCTACACAATGAATGATCTCATATTTGAGTGGCAAGAAAAAGGAGCCGTGCAAGTTGCTGATGGGTTGACGTTGCCTCAGTTTatcctcaaagaagaaaaagacttgaGATACTGCACAAAGCACTACAACACAG GCAAGTTCACCTGTATAGAAGCTCGTTTCCACCTGGAGCGGCAGATGGGCTATTACTTGATCCAGATGTACATCCCCAGCCTCCTTATTGTCATCCTGTCCTGGATCTCCTTCTGGATCAATATGGATGCTGCACCTGCTCGTGTTGGCCTGGGGATCACCACAGTGCTCACTATGACCACGCAGAGCTCTGGTTCCCGAGCATCACTGCCCAAG GTGTCCTATGTGAAGGCCATAGACATCTGGATGGCCGTGTGCTTGCTGTTTGTGTTCTCCGCACTTCTAGAGTATGCTGCCGTCAACTTTGTGTCTCGGCAGCACAAAGAGCTGCTCAGGttcagaaggaagaggaggcatcATAAG GAGGATGAAACTGGTGAAGGCAGGTTCAACTTCACTGCCTACGGGATGGGACCAGCTTGCCTACAAGCCAAGGATGGCATCTCTGTCAAGGGcgccaacaacaacaacacagccAACCCGGTTCCCCCGCCGTCCCGCTCCCCCGAGGAGATGCGAAAGCTCTTCATCCAGCGAGCCAAGAAGATCGACAAAATCTCACGCATCGGCTTCCCCATGGCATTCCTTATCTTCAACATTTTCTACTGGATCATCTACAAGATCGTCCGCAGAGAGGATGTGCACAACCAGTGA